A single window of Nicotiana sylvestris chromosome 3, ASM39365v2, whole genome shotgun sequence DNA harbors:
- the LOC104219860 gene encoding leucine-rich repeat receptor-like protein kinase TDR, whose product MKHSFSLFLTTIFFFLTRISLVFSISSSNLPLQLISLLSLKSSFHDPHNNFHDWDPTLAFSRPSSHIWCSWSGIKCDKKTSQITSLDLSRRNLSGTIPTDIRNLVHLHHLNLSGNSFYGPLQTVLFEFPFLKTLDISHNSFNSTFPPGISRLKSLTHLNAYSNDFIGPLPIEIVQLPNLEYLNLGGSYFGGVIPKTYGNFSKLKFLHLAGNVLTGPILPELGFLKQLQHIEIGYNNFSGGIPVEFSSLSNLNYLDISQANISGFLPFGLGNLTKLETLLLFKNHLFGIIPLSFANLKLLKSLDLSDNYLTGTIPEGISGFKELTLLNLMNNNLTGEIPQGIGELPNLQMLALWNNSFTGILPQKLGSNTKLQKLDVSSNQLSGPIPPNLCLSNNLVKLILFSNQFIGELPSSLAKCTVLTRFRIQNNKLNGSIPLGFGFLPNLTFLDMSKNNFSGPIPKDFGNAVKLEYLNISENSFNSELPDNIWSSTSLQIFSASYSGLIGKIPNFKGCRSLYKVELEGNNLTGSIPWDIEHCEKLICLNFRRNSLTGIIPWEISAIPSITEVDLSHNFLTGTIPSNFANSSTLENFNVSYNQLTGPVPCSGSIFSSLHSSSFVGNEGLCGTVIQKPCGTNGLAAGALEVKPQPKKTAGAIVWIMAAAFGIGLFVLIAGSRCFHANYSRRFSGEREVGPWKLTAFQRLNFTADDVLECLTMTDKILGMGSTGTVYKAEMPGGEIIAVKKLWGKHKETIRKRQGVLAEVDVLGNVRHRNIVRLLGCCSNNECTMLLYEYMPNGSLDDLLHGKNKDANLVADWLTRYKIALGVAQGICYLHHDCDPVIVHRDLKPSNILLDGEMEARVADFGVAKLIQCDESMSVIAGSYGYIAPEYAYTLQVDEKSDIYSYGVVLMEILSGKRSVEPEFGDGNSIVDWFRSKIKTKNGIHDVLDKNVGASCLSVREEMMLLLRVALLCTSRNPADRPSMRDVVSMLQEAKPKRKLPGAVGTGDNNAIGAIPLAQKANVEC is encoded by the exons ATGAAACActccttttctctctttctcactACAATTTTCTTCTTTCTAACAAGAATTTCACTTGTTTTCTCCATTAGTAGTTCAAATCTTCCTCTACAACTCATTTCTCTTTTGTCTTTAAAATCTTCTTTTCATGACCCTCACAACAATTTCCATGACTGGGATCCTACACTTGCTTTTTCAAGACCAAGTTCACATATTTGGTGTTCTTGGTCTGGCATCAAATGTGACAAAAAAACTAGCCAAATCACATCACTTGATCTCTCAAGGCGAAATCTTTCTGGTACAATTCCAACAGATATCAGAAACTTAGTACACCTTCACCACCTTAATTTAAGTGGAAATTCCTTTTATGGTCCTCTCCAAACAGTCCTTTTCGAATTTCCTTTTCTTAAAACTCTTGACATTAGTCATAACTCTTTTAATTCCACGTTCCCACCTGGCATTTCAAGACTCAAGTCTTTAACACACTTAAATGCTTATAGTAATGATTTCATAGGCCCTTTGCCTATAGAAATTGTTCAGCTTCCTAATCTTGAGTACCTTAACCTTGGCGGAAGTTATTTCGGGGGTGTAATTCCAAAAACTTATGGTAATTTTTcaaagctgaagtttttacacTTGGCTGGAAATGTATTAACAGGTCCAATTTTACCTGAGTTGGGTTTCTTGAAACAGCTTCAACATATAGAGATTGGTTACAACAATTTCAGTGGTGGTATCCCTGTTGAATTTTCCTCTTTGTCAAATTTGAACTATCTTGATATTTCCCAAGCCAATATTTCTGGTTTTCTACCTTTTGGGTTAGGCAATTTGACAAAGCTTGAAACTTTGCTTCTTTTCAAGAACCATTTGTTTGGTATAATCCCGCTGTCTTTCGCCAACCTGAAATTGTTGAAATCGTTGGATTTATCCGACAATTATCTCACAGGAACAATTCCTGAAGGGATTTCAGGATTTAAGGAGCTGACTCTTTTAAATTTGATGAACAATAATTTAACAGGTGAAATTCCACAAGGAATTGGTGAGCTTCCTAATCTTCAAATGTTGGCTTTGTGGAATAATTCATTCACTGGAATTTTACCACAGAAGTTGGGTTCAAATACTAAGCTACAAAAACTTGATGTCTCTTCAAATCAATTATCAGGTCCAATTCCACCAAATCTTTGTCTCAGTAACAACTTAGTTAAACTGATCCTGTTTTCAAATCAGTTTATTGGTGAGCTACCTTCTTCCTTAGCCAAATGTACCGTGTTAACGCGGTTCAGAATTCAAAATAACAAGCTCAACGGCTCAATACCTTTGGGTTTCGGTTTTTTGCCCAATTTAACGTTTTTGGATATGAGCAAAAACAATTTCTCTGGTCCAATTCCGAAAGATTTTGGGAATGCTGTGAAATTGGAGTATTTGAACATATCAGAGAATTCATTCAACAGTGAGTTGCCTGATAATATCTGGAGTTCTACAAGCTTGCAGATATTTTCGGCAAGTTACAGTGGCCTAATCGGGAAAATTCCCAATTTCAAAGGGTGTCGAAGTTTGTATAAAGTTGAACTTGAAGGAAATAATCTAACAGGTAGCATTCCTTGGGATATTGAGCATTGTGAGAAGCTCATTTGCTTGAATTTTCGACGAAATTCGCTTACTGGAATCATTCCCTGGGAAATATCTGCAATTCCTTCTATAACGGAAGTTGATTTGTCTCATAATTTTCTCACTGGAACCATTCCTTCGAATTTTGCCAATTCCAGTACTTTGGAAAATTTCAATGTGTCCTATAATCAGCTCACTGGTCCGGTGCCTTGTTCGGGCTCCATATTCTCAAGCCTACATTCGTCGTCCTTCGTTGGAAACGAAGGCCTTTGTGGTACTGTTATTCAAAAACCTTGCGGGACCAATGGGCTCGCTGCTGGAGCCCTGGAAGTCAAGCCGCAGCCTAAAAAGACAGCTGGCGCGATAGTCTGGATAATGGCTGCGGCTTTTGGTATTGGGTTGTTTGTCCTTATAGCCGGGAGCCGATGTTTTCACGCCAATTACAGTAGGCGATTTTCAGGCGAAAGAGAAGTTGGGCCGTGGAAGTTAACGGCGTTTCAGAGGTTGAACTTCACGGCGGATGATGTGTTGGAGTGTTTGACAATGACGGACAAGATCCTCGGAATGGGTTCAACTGGGACAGTGTACAAAGCCGAAATGCCAGGTGGCGAGATCATAGCGGTGAAAAAGCTATGGGGAAAACACAAGGAGACAATCAGGAAAAGGCAAGGCGTTTTAGCTGAGGTCGATGTTTTAGGCAACGTAAGACATAGAAACATCGTGAGATTGCTAGGTTGTTGCAGCAACAACGAGTGTACGATGTTGTTGTATGAGTACATGCCTAATGGTAGCCTCGACGATTTGTTGCATGGTAAGAATAAGGACGCTAATTTGGTAGCTGACTGGCTCACTAGGTACAAAATCGCGCTCGGGGTGGCTCAGGGGATTTGTTATCTTCATCATGATTGTGATCCGGTCATTGTTCATCGCGATCTTAAGCCTAGTAATATTCTTTTGGATGGTGAAATGGAGGCTAGAGTTGCTGATTTTGGTGTTGCTAAATTGATTCAGTGTGATGAATCTATGTCGGTAATCGCTGGATCTTATGGCTACATTGCACCTG AATACGCGTATACGTTGCAAGTTGATGAGAAGAGTGACATCTACAGTTATGGTGTGGTTTTAATGGAAATTTTATCAGGGAAAAGATCAGTGGAACCAGAATTTGGTGATGGAAATAGTATTGTAGATTGGTTTAGGTCCAAGATTAAGACTAAAAATGGGATACACGACGTGTTGGATAAAAATGTTGGCGCTTCGTGTCTATCGGTGAGGGAGGAAATGATGTTGTTGTTGAGGGTGGCATTGCTCTGCACGAGCCGGAATCCGGCGGACAGGCCATCGATGAGGGACGTTGTATCTATGTTGCAAGAGGCCAAGCCTAAGAGGAAGTTGCCTGGAGCTGTGGGTACTGGTGATAACAATGCAATTGGTGCTATTCCTTTGGCTCAAAAAGCCAATGTGGAGTGTTAA